One genomic region from Prunus persica cultivar Lovell chromosome G3, Prunus_persica_NCBIv2, whole genome shotgun sequence encodes:
- the LOC18782457 gene encoding 40S ribosomal protein S12 codes for MAGEEAAVSTEAAPAAAPAPAPALGEPMDVTTALQLVLRKSLAHGGLVRGLHEAAKVIEKHAAQLCVLAEDCDQQDYVKLVKALCADHNVNMLTVPSAKTLGEWAGLCKIDSEGKARKVVGCSCVVVKDFGEDHEGLHVVQQHVKAQ; via the exons TGAAGAAGCTGCAGTGTCAACTGAGGCAGCGCCAGCAGCAGCGCCTGCTCCAGCTCCAGCTCTTGGTGAGCCTATGGATGTTACAACTGCTCTGCAGCTTGTGCTGAGAAAATCACTGGCTCATGGCGGTCTTGTTCGAGGTCTTCACGAAGCTGCAAAAGTGATTGAGAAGCATGCTGCCCAGCTCTGTGTGCTGGCAGAGGACTGTGATCAGCAAGACTATGTTAAACTGGTGAAAGCTCTTTGTGCTGACCACAACGTAAACATGCTGACCGTTCCCAGTGCCAAGACCCTAGGAGAGTGGGCTGGT CTGTGCAAGATTGATTCTGAGGGAAAGGCTAGGAAGGTCGTTGGTTGTTCTTGTGTGGTTGTGAAG GATTTTGGGGAGGATCACGAAGGTCTTCATGTTGTTCAGCAGCATGTGAAGGCCCAATAA